A part of Thermus islandicus DSM 21543 genomic DNA contains:
- a CDS encoding amidohydrolase family protein, whose amino-acid sequence MSWLRVELWTAEVVYTGFGTPMLRGGIAVQGGVVVGQGSLEELRARFPEAEVVRKGRALFPPPVNAHTHLDLSLLPLYRGPFPGFLSHVMAHRERRGLEGAKRGLEELLASGAGAFADIVFKDEVMDFLLGESPLPGVAFYEVFAPDPAEAEEAFARVRRKVEAWRRREGRVRVGLAPHAPYSVSPPLLKRLAQYAQAEGLPLMVHAAESREEVAFLTRGEGPLGEVYGRFARTPWTPPGTTPVRHLHALGVLGPKTVLVHGVQVEEEEVRLIAEAGAKVVLCPRSNGNLGVGEAPLALYARHGVELALGTDSRGSSPDLDVRNEALFLWERADPRLLLRALTRGGYRALGLPAPRLARGTPASLVHSL is encoded by the coding sequence ATGTCCTGGCTAAGGGTTGAGCTCTGGACCGCGGAAGTGGTCTACACGGGCTTCGGCACCCCCATGCTCCGGGGGGGGATCGCCGTCCAGGGGGGGGTCGTGGTGGGCCAAGGAAGCCTGGAGGAGCTCAGGGCCCGCTTCCCCGAAGCCGAGGTGGTCAGGAAGGGTCGGGCCCTCTTCCCTCCCCCGGTGAACGCCCACACCCACCTGGACCTCTCCCTCCTTCCCCTCTACCGCGGGCCCTTTCCCGGCTTTCTCTCCCACGTGATGGCCCATCGGGAGAGGCGAGGCCTCGAGGGGGCAAAGCGGGGCCTGGAGGAGCTTTTGGCCTCGGGGGCGGGGGCCTTCGCCGACATCGTCTTTAAGGACGAGGTCATGGACTTCCTCCTCGGGGAGAGCCCCCTTCCTGGGGTCGCCTTCTACGAGGTCTTTGCCCCGGACCCCGCCGAGGCCGAGGAGGCCTTTGCCCGGGTGCGGCGCAAGGTGGAGGCCTGGCGCAGGCGGGAAGGGAGGGTGCGGGTGGGCCTCGCCCCCCACGCCCCCTACTCCGTAAGCCCCCCCCTCCTTAAGAGGCTCGCCCAGTATGCCCAGGCGGAGGGGCTTCCCCTTATGGTCCACGCGGCGGAAAGCCGGGAGGAGGTGGCCTTCCTCACCCGGGGGGAAGGCCCCTTAGGGGAGGTGTACGGGCGCTTTGCCCGGACCCCCTGGACCCCTCCCGGCACGACCCCCGTCCGGCACCTCCACGCCCTGGGGGTCCTGGGGCCGAAGACGGTTTTGGTCCACGGCGTCCAGGTGGAGGAGGAGGAAGTGCGGCTCATCGCCGAGGCCGGGGCCAAGGTGGTTCTCTGCCCCCGTTCCAACGGGAATTTGGGGGTGGGAGAGGCCCCCCTCGCCCTCTACGCCCGGCACGGGGTGGAGCTCGCCCTGGGTACCGACTCGAGGGGCTCAAGCCCCGACCTGGACGTAAGGAACGAGGCCCTCTTCCTGTGGGAACGGGCGGACCCCCGCCTCCTCCTCCGGGCCCTCACCCGGGGAGGGTACCGGGCCTTGGGCCTGCCCGCGCCCCGCCTTGCCCGGGGCACCCCCGCCTCTTTGGTACACTCCCTCTGA
- a CDS encoding GNAT family N-acetyltransferase has translation MAEVHVRELRGFEEMERVVELQREVWGRSESDLVPRGLLVAVQDEGGLVAGAFLDGAMVGFVFGFPTQDPTLHHSHMLGVLEAYRGTGAALLLKRFQRDWALSRGVRRVVWTFDPMRGANARFNLRKLGATARRYLPNHYGPMSGINAGAPSDRLLAEWDLLSERVYTRLYAPPPEPEGADLPQVNRVEGEVPLEARLDLEAERVLVQIPEDWGRILKEDPALALAWREHSRQVFGQYFARGYVAVDFLRGPNRYVLAKG, from the coding sequence ATGGCAGAGGTACATGTCCGCGAGCTGAGGGGCTTTGAGGAGATGGAGCGGGTGGTGGAGCTCCAGCGGGAGGTCTGGGGGCGCTCCGAAAGCGACCTGGTGCCTCGGGGCCTCCTCGTGGCGGTCCAGGACGAGGGCGGACTCGTGGCCGGAGCTTTTTTAGACGGAGCGATGGTGGGCTTCGTCTTCGGCTTCCCCACCCAGGACCCCACCCTCCACCACTCTCACATGCTGGGGGTCCTGGAGGCCTACCGGGGCACGGGGGCCGCCCTCCTCCTCAAGCGCTTCCAGCGCGACTGGGCGCTCTCGCGGGGCGTGAGGAGGGTGGTCTGGACCTTTGACCCCATGCGGGGGGCGAACGCCCGCTTCAACCTCCGGAAGCTCGGGGCCACCGCCCGGCGCTACCTTCCCAACCACTACGGCCCCATGTCCGGCATCAACGCCGGGGCCCCCTCGGACCGGCTCCTCGCCGAGTGGGACCTCCTCTCGGAAAGGGTTTACACCCGCCTCTACGCCCCCCCGCCCGAGCCCGAGGGGGCGGACCTCCCCCAGGTGAACCGGGTGGAGGGGGAGGTGCCCCTCGAGGCCCGGCTGGACCTCGAGGCCGAGAGGGTCCTCGTCCAGATCCCGGAGGACTGGGGCCGGATCCTCAAGGAGGACCCGGCCCTCGCCCTCGCCTGGCGGGAGCACAGCCGCCAGGTCTTCGGCCAGTACTTCGCCCGGGGCTACGTGGCCGTGGACTTCCTCCGGGGGCCCAACCGCTATGTCCTGGCTAAGGGTTGA
- the menC gene encoding o-succinylbenzoate synthase yields the protein MRVEAAELRILELPLKFRFETSFGVQTKRTLLLLRLFGEGLEGLGEGVMERLPLYREETVEGARYLLLEVFLPRVLGKDLPNPEALREALAPFRGNPMAKALLEMAFYDLYAKALGRPLWQVLGGVRREVEVGVSLGIQPSLEETLKVVEAHLKEGYRRIKLKIKPGWDYEVLKAVRRAFPEATLTADANSAYSLADLPRLKRLDELGLDYVEQPLAYDDLLDHARLQRELSTPICLDESLTSAEKARKAIELGAGRVFNVKPARLGGHGESLRVHALAQSAGIPLWMGGMLEAGVGRAHNLHLATLPGFTKPGDVSSASRYWEEDLIEEALEAKEGLMPVPEGPGIGVHLKLPFVERITLWQRYMSAS from the coding sequence GTGCGTGTAGAGGCGGCAGAGCTCAGGATCCTGGAGCTTCCCCTAAAGTTCCGCTTTGAGACGAGCTTCGGGGTGCAGACCAAGAGGACCCTCCTCCTCCTCAGGCTCTTCGGGGAGGGCCTCGAGGGCCTGGGGGAGGGGGTGATGGAAAGGCTTCCCCTCTACCGGGAGGAGACGGTGGAGGGCGCACGGTACCTTCTCCTGGAGGTCTTCCTGCCCCGGGTCTTGGGGAAGGACCTCCCGAACCCCGAGGCCCTGCGGGAAGCCCTCGCCCCCTTCCGGGGCAACCCCATGGCCAAGGCCCTTCTGGAGATGGCCTTCTACGACCTCTATGCCAAGGCCCTGGGGCGCCCCCTCTGGCAGGTCCTGGGCGGGGTGCGGCGGGAGGTGGAGGTGGGCGTCTCCTTGGGGATCCAGCCCTCGCTGGAGGAAACCCTGAAGGTGGTGGAGGCGCACCTCAAGGAGGGGTACCGCCGCATCAAGCTCAAGATCAAGCCGGGCTGGGACTACGAGGTCCTGAAGGCGGTGCGCCGGGCCTTCCCCGAGGCCACCCTCACCGCCGACGCCAACAGCGCCTATAGCCTCGCCGACCTCCCCCGGCTCAAGCGCCTGGACGAGCTCGGCCTGGACTACGTGGAGCAGCCCCTGGCCTACGACGACCTCCTGGACCACGCCAGGCTCCAGCGGGAACTTTCCACACCCATCTGCCTGGACGAGAGCCTCACCTCGGCGGAAAAGGCGAGGAAGGCCATAGAGCTCGGGGCGGGCCGGGTCTTCAACGTCAAGCCCGCCCGCCTCGGCGGCCACGGGGAAAGCCTCCGGGTGCACGCCCTGGCCCAAAGCGCCGGGATCCCCCTCTGGATGGGGGGGATGCTGGAGGCCGGGGTGGGGCGGGCCCACAACCTCCACCTCGCCACCCTTCCTGGCTTCACCAAGCCCGGGGACGTGAGCTCGGCGAGCCGCTACTGGGAGGAGGACCTCATAGAGGAGGCCCTGGAAGCGAAGGAGGGCCTCATGCCCGTCCCGGAGGGCCCGGGGATCGGGGTCCACCTGAAGCTTCCCTTCGTGGAGCGGATCACGCTATGGCAGAGGTACATGTCCGCGAGCTGA
- the serS gene encoding serine--tRNA ligase: MVDLKRIRQNPEEVRRAIALKGMDLDLEALLALDEEVLHLRQRLQELQTERNQVAKQVPKASPEERPRLVARGKALAEEAKALEEALREKEARLQDLLLQVPLPPWPGAPVGDESQNREIKRVGAPPDFPFPPLDHVGLLERNGWWEPRISQVSGSRTYALRGDLARYEVALLHFALDFMARKGFVPLTLPAYAREAAFVGTGHFPAYRDQVWPIAGTDLYLTGTAEVVLNALHSGEILKREELPKRYAGYAPAFRSEAGSFGKDVRGLLRVHQFHKVEQYVLTEASLEASDQAFEELLGNAEEILRLLELPYRLVEVSTGDMGPGKWRQVDVEVYLPSEGRYRETHSCSALLDWQARRAGLRYRDEGGRVRYAYTLNNTALATPRILAMLLENHQLPDGRVRVPGALVPYLGKEVLEPCV; encoded by the coding sequence ATGGTGGACCTGAAGCGCATCCGGCAAAACCCCGAGGAGGTCCGGCGGGCCATCGCCCTCAAGGGGATGGACCTGGACCTCGAGGCCCTGCTCGCCCTGGACGAGGAGGTGCTCCACCTGAGGCAACGCCTCCAGGAGCTACAGACCGAGCGCAACCAGGTGGCCAAGCAGGTCCCTAAGGCCTCCCCGGAGGAGAGGCCTAGGCTCGTTGCCCGGGGCAAGGCCCTGGCGGAGGAGGCCAAGGCCCTGGAGGAGGCCCTGAGGGAAAAGGAGGCCCGCCTCCAGGATCTCCTCCTCCAGGTCCCCCTCCCCCCCTGGCCCGGGGCCCCCGTGGGGGACGAGAGCCAGAACCGGGAGATCAAGCGGGTGGGGGCTCCGCCCGACTTCCCCTTCCCCCCCCTGGACCACGTGGGCCTCCTGGAGAGGAACGGCTGGTGGGAGCCCAGGATCAGCCAGGTCTCGGGAAGCCGCACCTACGCCCTGAGGGGAGACCTCGCCCGCTACGAGGTGGCCCTCCTCCACTTCGCCCTGGACTTCATGGCGCGCAAGGGCTTCGTCCCCCTCACCCTGCCCGCCTACGCCCGGGAGGCCGCCTTCGTGGGCACGGGCCACTTCCCCGCCTACCGCGATCAGGTCTGGCCCATCGCCGGGACGGACCTTTACCTCACGGGTACGGCGGAGGTGGTCTTAAACGCCCTCCACTCCGGGGAGATCCTGAAGCGGGAGGAGCTTCCCAAGCGCTACGCGGGCTACGCCCCGGCCTTCCGCTCCGAGGCGGGGAGCTTCGGCAAGGACGTGCGGGGCCTCCTGAGGGTGCACCAGTTCCACAAGGTGGAGCAGTACGTCCTCACTGAGGCGAGCCTCGAGGCCTCGGACCAGGCCTTTGAGGAGCTTCTGGGAAACGCCGAGGAAATCCTGAGGCTCCTAGAGCTTCCCTACCGCCTGGTGGAGGTGTCCACCGGGGACATGGGCCCGGGAAAGTGGCGGCAGGTGGACGTGGAGGTCTACCTGCCCTCGGAGGGGCGCTACCGGGAGACCCACTCCTGCTCCGCCCTTTTGGACTGGCAGGCCAGGCGGGCCGGCCTGCGCTACCGCGACGAGGGGGGGAGGGTCCGCTACGCCTACACGCTGAACAACACCGCCCTGGCTACCCCTCGCATCCTGGCGATGCTTCTGGAAAACCACCAGCTGCCTGACGGCCGGGTCCGGGTGCCAGGAGCCCTCGTCCCCTACCTGGGCAAGGAGGTGTTGGAGCCGTGCGTGTAG
- the gatC gene encoding Asp-tRNA(Asn)/Glu-tRNA(Gln) amidotransferase subunit GatC, producing the protein MELSPELFRKLEALAKLRLAPEEEALLLEDLKRILAFVNTLPQVEALEAEEAWGRLREDAEGASLPQDQALALAPDREEGFFRVPPVLE; encoded by the coding sequence ATGGAGCTATCCCCCGAGCTCTTCCGCAAGCTCGAGGCCTTGGCCAAGCTCAGGCTCGCCCCGGAGGAGGAGGCCCTCCTCCTTGAGGACCTGAAGCGCATCCTGGCCTTCGTGAACACCCTGCCCCAGGTGGAGGCCTTGGAGGCCGAGGAGGCCTGGGGCCGCCTGCGGGAGGATGCGGAAGGGGCCTCCCTCCCCCAGGACCAGGCTCTGGCCCTGGCCCCCGACCGGGAAGAGGGCTTCTTCCGAGTGCCTCCCGTGCTGGAATAG
- a CDS encoding DUF554 domain-containing protein — protein sequence MELTLLDKLSGTLANAATVALGSALGLALKGRLPERMARIMVQGVGLTSLFIGFSMAQALGKARGGAVDGVVLGLLTLVLGGLLGEALRLEEGLEGLGERVKRAVRGGGSFTEGFVAASLLFCVGPMTLLGSIQNGLTGDASLLLLKATLDGMSAIALASTFGVGVGFSVLVVLLYQGGVALLAGTLAQALPDPAADPRVLLVTGVGGLMVLGVGVNLLGLTRVRVGSFLPALLLAPLVWALADRLR from the coding sequence ATGGAACTCACCCTCCTGGACAAGCTCTCGGGGACGCTAGCCAACGCGGCCACCGTGGCCCTGGGCAGCGCGCTCGGCCTCGCCCTCAAGGGGCGGCTTCCCGAGCGCATGGCCCGCATCATGGTCCAGGGGGTCGGGCTCACCAGCCTCTTCATCGGCTTCTCCATGGCCCAGGCCCTGGGCAAGGCCCGGGGTGGGGCGGTGGACGGGGTGGTCCTGGGCCTCCTTACCCTGGTCCTCGGAGGGCTCTTGGGGGAGGCCCTGCGGCTGGAGGAGGGCCTCGAGGGCCTGGGGGAAAGGGTCAAGCGGGCGGTCAGGGGTGGGGGGAGCTTCACCGAGGGCTTCGTGGCCGCGAGCCTCCTCTTCTGCGTGGGGCCCATGACCCTCCTCGGCTCCATCCAAAACGGCCTCACCGGGGACGCGAGCCTCCTCCTCCTGAAGGCTACCCTGGACGGGATGAGCGCCATCGCCCTCGCCAGCACCTTCGGCGTGGGGGTGGGCTTCAGCGTCCTGGTGGTCCTCCTTTACCAGGGAGGGGTGGCCCTCCTGGCCGGCACCCTCGCCCAGGCCCTCCCCGACCCGGCGGCGGACCCCCGGGTCCTCCTCGTCACCGGGGTGGGCGGGCTCATGGTCCTGGGGGTGGGGGTGAACCTCCTGGGCCTCACCCGGGTGCGGGTGGGCTCCTTCCTCCCCGCCCTCCTCCTCGCCCCCCTGGTCTGGGCGCTCGCCGACCGGCTGCGCTAA
- the mnmD gene encoding tRNA (5-methylaminomethyl-2-thiouridine)(34)-methyltransferase MnmD yields MELRLTQDGTPTLFHPGYGEAYHPRQGALLQARRLYLEKTLTHLHPSPRILEVGLGLLVNFRVALESALRRGVRLRYLAVEREPLPKEALAAIRLPLPRAEAVFAELLKAWPEERFSGPWGELKVVFADVREVVLPRAWATAVFLDPFSPRVNPEPWEASVLGKLRLASRPGGRLATYSAQGAFRRALLRAGFRVHRVRGVGKREWTVGIAAKVPPG; encoded by the coding sequence GTGGAGCTCCGCTTGACCCAGGACGGCACGCCCACCCTCTTCCATCCCGGGTACGGGGAGGCCTACCACCCCAGGCAGGGGGCCCTCCTCCAGGCGAGGAGGCTTTACCTGGAGAAGACCCTGACCCACCTTCACCCTTCCCCCAGGATCCTGGAGGTGGGCTTAGGCCTTCTCGTCAACTTCCGGGTGGCCCTGGAAAGCGCCCTCAGGAGGGGGGTGCGGCTCCGCTACCTGGCGGTGGAGCGGGAGCCCCTCCCCAAGGAGGCCCTCGCCGCCATAAGGCTTCCCCTGCCCCGGGCCGAGGCCGTGTTTGCGGAGCTCCTTAAGGCCTGGCCAGAGGAGCGCTTTTCCGGGCCATGGGGGGAGCTTAAGGTGGTCTTCGCCGACGTGCGGGAGGTGGTCCTCCCCCGGGCCTGGGCCACGGCGGTCTTTCTGGACCCCTTCAGCCCCAGGGTGAACCCTGAGCCCTGGGAGGCTTCCGTTCTGGGGAAGCTCCGCCTGGCCTCGAGGCCAGGCGGGCGCCTCGCCACCTACTCCGCCCAGGGGGCCTTCAGGCGGGCCCTCCTCCGGGCGGGCTTCCGGGTTCACCGGGTGCGGGGGGTGGGGAAGCGGGAGTGGACGGTGGGAATCGCCGCAAAAGTTCCTCCCGGGTGA
- a CDS encoding polysaccharide deacetylase family protein produces MEVALGLVLLLYGLADLLFRFLGLGAYAHGSRRLPLVALTFDDGPSERTEALLALLGRHGVKATFFVTGKRARERPDLVERIRREGHQVEDHGEWHQAWRLLLPWLEWRHMAANPGRYYRPPHGLHTPFTRLFARALGKRVALWDLEGKDWLPLPPEALAHRLLVYLRPGSVVLLHDGPERTLRLLETALPEMLRLGYRPVTLDELAPRPLTPRLALIRGLQGFEERYNRKRRVERAGLGPFDLFRLERRPFPGPDLPGLPRGTPAMELHLESQRAMELTPLEAIRHARESLRRVAERVAQDPEVALVYGYSHLAPGGRVFGFRTAPLPPWPGLVYSLAAAWFLWLYRGELPRGGRLLAELAYLTREELLRRFPPSTPASPPPAPGEPGSPPGGGPA; encoded by the coding sequence GTGGAGGTAGCCCTGGGCCTCGTCCTCCTCCTCTACGGCCTCGCCGACCTCCTCTTCCGCTTTCTGGGCCTCGGGGCCTACGCCCACGGCTCGAGGCGGCTGCCCCTGGTGGCCCTCACCTTTGACGACGGCCCCTCGGAAAGGACCGAGGCCCTTCTCGCCCTCCTGGGGCGGCACGGGGTGAAGGCCACCTTCTTTGTCACCGGAAAGAGGGCAAGGGAAAGGCCGGACCTGGTGGAGCGAATCCGCCGGGAAGGCCACCAGGTGGAGGACCACGGGGAGTGGCACCAGGCCTGGCGGCTCCTCCTCCCCTGGCTGGAGTGGCGCCACATGGCGGCCAACCCCGGCCGGTACTACCGCCCGCCCCACGGCCTCCACACCCCCTTCACCCGCCTCTTCGCCCGGGCCCTGGGCAAGCGGGTGGCCCTCTGGGACCTGGAGGGCAAGGACTGGCTTCCCCTGCCCCCAGAGGCCCTGGCCCACAGGCTCCTCGTCTACCTGCGCCCAGGGAGCGTGGTCCTCCTCCACGACGGCCCCGAGCGCACCCTTAGGCTTTTGGAGACCGCCCTCCCCGAGATGCTAAGGCTGGGCTACCGGCCCGTCACCCTGGACGAGCTCGCCCCCAGGCCCCTCACCCCCAGGCTCGCCCTGATCCGGGGCCTCCAGGGCTTTGAGGAGCGCTACAACCGGAAGCGCCGGGTGGAGCGGGCGGGCCTCGGGCCCTTTGACCTCTTCCGCCTGGAGCGGAGGCCCTTTCCCGGCCCCGACCTTCCCGGCCTCCCCCGGGGCACCCCGGCCATGGAGCTCCACCTAGAGAGCCAGCGGGCCATGGAGCTCACCCCCCTCGAGGCCATTCGGCACGCGCGGGAAAGCCTCCGCCGGGTGGCGGAGCGGGTGGCCCAGGACCCGGAGGTGGCCCTGGTCTACGGCTACAGCCACCTGGCCCCCGGGGGGAGGGTTTTCGGCTTCCGCACCGCCCCCCTGCCCCCTTGGCCCGGGCTCGTGTACAGCCTGGCCGCGGCCTGGTTCCTTTGGCTCTACCGGGGGGAGCTTCCGCGGGGGGGGCGCCTCCTCGCCGAGCTCGCCTACCTCACCCGGGAGGAACTTTTGCGGCGATTCCCACCGTCCACTCCCGCTTCCCCACCCCCCGCACCCGGTGAACCCGGAAGCCCGCCCGGAGGAGGGCCCGCCTGA
- a CDS encoding MFS transporter: MFRLLPWRREGLSTLSRLILAIGLMEGVRSGFFAGFLPFYAPERLNLGPTAFTLAYTLHQLAENLSKSLGGLLAERVGFGLTASLAAFVGLLALLLTPLAQAAWVLWALGLLWGLSLSTLYPGLMTYASRIAVPGKEARALSFTLTLVMPWVGVGLIGVGQVAQRHPESGLALLLWAQGAALALTLSLLRFRIPVPPQGQDRYPLSRMLLFLPAAFGQTFAPALVSLFLLRFAKESLGLEPLTLGALLLLGGGLFFGLLPLTGRLVDRGGYRLALVLGLALLGGVMLRLAFARSLAEVALLAALAGLGFSLFLPGWNGFLARNLPQENRAALWGTLMSVEGLGVALGPTAGGALWEAFGLHAPLLAGGGIFLALSLFYAAVFGRERWR, from the coding sequence GTGTTTCGCCTTCTTCCTTGGCGGCGCGAGGGGCTTTCCACGCTGTCCAGGCTCATCCTGGCCATCGGGCTCATGGAGGGGGTGAGGAGCGGCTTCTTCGCCGGCTTCCTCCCCTTCTATGCCCCCGAGCGGCTCAACCTGGGGCCCACCGCCTTCACCCTGGCCTACACCCTCCACCAGCTTGCGGAAAACCTCTCCAAAAGCCTGGGAGGGCTTCTGGCGGAACGGGTGGGCTTCGGCCTCACCGCCAGCCTGGCCGCCTTTGTGGGGCTCCTTGCCCTGCTCCTCACCCCCCTGGCCCAGGCCGCCTGGGTCCTCTGGGCCCTGGGCCTCCTCTGGGGGCTTTCCCTCTCCACCCTCTATCCCGGCCTCATGACCTACGCCAGCAGGATCGCGGTGCCGGGCAAGGAGGCGCGGGCCCTCTCCTTCACCCTGACCCTGGTCATGCCCTGGGTGGGCGTGGGGCTCATCGGGGTAGGGCAGGTGGCCCAGCGCCACCCGGAGTCCGGCCTGGCCCTCCTCCTGTGGGCCCAGGGGGCGGCCCTAGCCCTCACCTTGAGCCTCCTTCGCTTCCGCATCCCGGTGCCCCCCCAGGGCCAGGACCGCTACCCCCTTTCCCGCATGCTCCTCTTCCTGCCCGCCGCCTTCGGCCAGACCTTTGCCCCGGCCCTGGTCTCCCTCTTCCTCCTGCGCTTCGCCAAGGAGAGCCTGGGCCTCGAGCCCCTAACGCTGGGGGCCCTCCTCCTCCTGGGGGGCGGCCTATTCTTCGGCCTCCTTCCCCTTACGGGCCGCCTGGTGGACCGGGGGGGCTACCGCCTGGCCCTGGTCTTGGGCCTCGCCCTTTTGGGAGGGGTCATGCTCCGCCTGGCCTTCGCCCGATCCCTGGCCGAGGTGGCCCTCCTCGCCGCTTTGGCGGGCCTGGGCTTCAGCCTCTTCCTGCCGGGGTGGAACGGCTTCCTCGCCCGGAACCTGCCCCAGGAGAACCGGGCCGCCCTCTGGGGCACCCTGATGAGCGTGGAGGGCCTGGGGGTGGCCCTGGGACCCACCGCCGGCGGGGCCCTCTGGGAGGCCTTTGGCCTCCACGCCCCCCTATTGGCGGGAGGGGGGATCTTCCTGGCCCTAAGCCTCTTCTACGCCGCCGTGTTCGGGAGGGAACGGTGGAGGTAG